From the Leptospira sp. WS60.C2 genome, one window contains:
- a CDS encoding zinc ribbon domain-containing protein produces MDFLLYFYSALFGIILIAPFLLFYYRFQVDESPFGRETEAHLKAILEKKSNLLDSLKDIRSDYDSGKLSEEEFQSQSIPYIEELEKVETLLIEKRKNTVVTEIPKINPNWTCGNCGSFVAVPNAKFCPNCGTSRLA; encoded by the coding sequence ATGGATTTTCTCTTATATTTCTATTCTGCTTTATTTGGAATCATTCTGATTGCTCCTTTTTTACTATTTTATTATCGATTCCAAGTCGATGAGTCTCCTTTTGGACGGGAAACCGAAGCTCACCTTAAAGCAATTTTAGAGAAAAAAAGCAACTTACTCGATTCACTAAAGGATATTCGATCTGATTATGATTCTGGAAAATTATCAGAAGAAGAATTCCAAAGCCAATCCATTCCTTATATTGAAGAATTAGAAAAAGTTGAGACCCTGTTAATCGAAAAACGAAAGAACACCGTTGTAACAGAAATCCCTAAAATCAATCCAAACTGGACTTGTGGAAATTGTGGATCATTCGTTGCTGTTCCGAATGCAAAATTTTGTCCCAATTGTGGAACAAGTCGTTTAGCTTAG
- a CDS encoding ABC transporter ATP-binding protein, with the protein MKIYRKLWPYLAKYKYRLSLGVFLSIFVSIFNGASLTSLIPIFDSLGSGENYKFQIALTKKDQTLLNEYKNPDRLEGLTYFEWQFANLKEKTNAELAEKKPDDLVYLFCLIILPIYFLKLLCLAGTVYFVNSAGLLAVKDLRQALYQKLQVLPLNEFYREKTGVLMSRVINDVDIVGKVVSNDLKDAINDFFYIITHLIILLVLSWKLFFLLFIVIPLIVGPVSSFADRIRRTTKNQQEQLSELNGDLQEVISGIRVIRAFSMEEKEAERFFKVNQNLSDKTFKTHFYHQVGPALTELSGSVVTMVFLGIGAYLLEDASFSKGMFIAFFLTLIFIMRPLKQMSILVNLIQASVIASDRVFEILGREVDIKEPIQPKFLGALNKAIEYRNVTYLYPNTDLYALKNINLTLPKGGTIAIVGSSGAGKSTLVDLLPRLIDPTEGGIYWDDVNAKDLSLDNLRKRIGVVSQNIFLFNGSIRENIAYGKPDATEEEIRRAAEDAFASEFIESFEDGYDTIVGERGVMLSGGQRQRISIARTLLANPEVLILDEATSALDTESERLIQQAFVRLYENKTVIIIAHRLSTVKIADTIYYLENGEIVESGSHTDLLQNQNSKYKRLYDMQFSGSN; encoded by the coding sequence GTGAAGATTTACCGAAAACTCTGGCCATATTTAGCAAAATACAAATACAGACTCAGCCTTGGAGTATTTCTGTCTATATTTGTTTCTATTTTTAACGGCGCTTCGCTCACATCTCTCATTCCCATCTTTGATTCTTTAGGTTCTGGTGAAAATTATAAGTTCCAAATCGCTTTAACCAAAAAAGACCAAACTCTTTTGAACGAGTACAAAAATCCAGACCGTCTGGAAGGTCTAACCTATTTCGAATGGCAATTTGCCAATTTAAAAGAGAAAACAAACGCAGAACTAGCAGAAAAAAAACCAGATGATCTTGTGTATCTTTTTTGTCTCATCATCTTACCCATTTATTTTTTGAAATTACTATGTCTTGCGGGAACTGTTTACTTTGTGAATTCAGCAGGACTACTCGCGGTAAAAGATCTCAGACAAGCTCTTTACCAAAAACTTCAAGTCCTTCCTCTCAATGAATTTTATCGGGAAAAAACGGGAGTGCTGATGAGTCGCGTTATCAATGATGTCGACATTGTTGGCAAAGTTGTTTCGAATGACTTAAAAGATGCTATCAACGACTTTTTTTATATTATCACTCACTTAATCATTTTACTTGTATTGAGTTGGAAATTATTCTTTTTACTTTTCATTGTCATCCCACTCATTGTAGGCCCAGTGAGTAGCTTTGCTGATCGAATTCGTAGAACCACAAAAAACCAACAAGAACAACTTTCTGAATTAAACGGTGATTTACAGGAAGTGATATCAGGGATTCGAGTGATCCGTGCTTTTTCTATGGAAGAGAAAGAAGCAGAAAGATTCTTTAAAGTGAACCAAAATTTATCTGATAAAACTTTTAAAACTCACTTTTATCATCAGGTTGGACCCGCCTTAACAGAGTTATCTGGTTCAGTGGTGACAATGGTGTTTTTGGGGATCGGAGCTTACTTGTTGGAAGATGCAAGTTTTTCAAAAGGTATGTTTATTGCTTTTTTTCTTACTTTGATATTCATTATGCGACCACTCAAACAAATGAGTATTCTAGTGAATTTGATCCAGGCTTCTGTAATCGCAAGTGATCGAGTGTTCGAAATCCTCGGTAGAGAAGTGGATATCAAAGAGCCTATACAGCCTAAATTTTTAGGTGCGTTAAACAAAGCGATTGAATATCGGAATGTAACATACCTCTACCCAAATACTGATTTATATGCCCTTAAAAACATCAATCTTACTTTGCCGAAAGGAGGAACCATTGCGATTGTTGGTTCTTCCGGAGCAGGGAAATCTACCTTAGTTGATTTATTACCAAGGTTAATTGATCCAACGGAAGGTGGAATTTATTGGGACGATGTAAATGCAAAAGATCTTAGCTTAGATAACTTAAGAAAGAGGATCGGTGTTGTTTCTCAGAATATCTTTTTATTCAATGGTTCGATTCGCGAGAACATTGCGTACGGAAAACCAGACGCAACGGAAGAAGAAATTCGCAGAGCGGCTGAAGATGCATTTGCATCTGAATTTATCGAATCGTTCGAAGATGGATATGACACGATCGTAGGGGAAAGGGGAGTGATGCTCTCTGGTGGTCAAAGACAAAGAATTTCCATTGCCCGCACCTTACTCGCTAATCCAGAAGTTCTCATTTTAGATGAAGCCACATCTGCCTTAGATACGGAATCTGAACGATTGATCCAACAAGCATTTGTTCGTTTGTATGAAAATAAAACAGTCATCATCATTGCACATCGTTTATCGACTGTTAAAATTGCAGATACGATATATTATCTAGAAAATGGTGAAATCGTTGAGAGTGGAAGTCATACCGACCTTTTACAAAATCAAAACTCTAAATACAAACGATTGTATGATATGCAGTTTTCTGGTTCAAATTAA
- a CDS encoding ABC transporter substrate-binding protein: MRTLSLVFFLLSLTFCVRDAEEFAIKIALPSDPAHLDPLFSTDLTSQKLAKFLHQGLFQTTNNSFVSPWIRNTKHIPNGMEEIWQFQLNDNSPTIDDIHFSLNRLILESYPRKADYQFLKSVSILSKDTLELRLQKGTGEREWKEKLSLPFAAIIGKEEWGKNRLRSYGKYKLVQWKKNEFIDLVYQQEKTNNLPPNIRFLILPQSTTSLFLYRKSSLDAFKLSDFLLSIPEATSESTLTKKGRSVQYVSINQTNPCFDIHFRNALNFSIPRVLIIEKLLENHADLTYGPIPLPYLEKINLKLKPIPIVYDLEKAISELKISKCYPKILTQEIDFRMRGDDENQTKGRAIKQALEEIGLKIKLRPMEKAPLYKENGEGKGDLTLLTWYSDYDSVWNFLDPLFHPNKLGNGGNRSFYKNESIGKTLSQPNRNEADAKFVIETVTLDKPWIFLWSIQENYLVSKDFLRYTELADYL; encoded by the coding sequence ATGAGAACCTTATCCCTCGTTTTCTTTCTCTTGTCCCTCACTTTTTGTGTGAGAGATGCAGAGGAGTTTGCCATTAAAATTGCTTTGCCCTCTGACCCTGCCCATCTGGACCCACTATTCAGCACAGATCTAACCAGCCAAAAATTAGCGAAGTTCCTGCACCAAGGCTTATTCCAAACGACAAACAACTCGTTCGTTTCCCCTTGGATTCGTAACACCAAACATATTCCAAACGGAATGGAAGAGATTTGGCAATTTCAATTGAATGATAATAGTCCCACCATTGATGATATTCATTTTAGTTTGAACCGGCTCATTTTGGAATCTTATCCCAGAAAGGCAGATTATCAGTTTTTAAAATCGGTTTCCATTCTTTCGAAGGATACGCTGGAGTTGCGATTGCAAAAGGGAACAGGGGAAAGAGAATGGAAGGAGAAGTTAAGTTTGCCCTTTGCAGCAATCATTGGCAAAGAAGAATGGGGAAAGAACCGTCTCAGATCTTATGGGAAATACAAACTTGTCCAATGGAAAAAGAATGAATTTATCGATTTAGTTTACCAACAGGAAAAGACAAACAACCTTCCACCAAACATTCGTTTTCTAATTCTTCCTCAATCAACCACATCATTATTTTTATACCGTAAGTCTTCGCTTGATGCGTTTAAGTTATCAGATTTTTTACTTTCAATCCCAGAAGCAACTTCTGAGTCCACACTGACAAAAAAAGGACGATCCGTTCAGTATGTCAGCATCAACCAAACAAATCCATGTTTTGATATCCATTTCCGAAATGCTTTAAACTTCAGTATCCCAAGAGTATTGATCATCGAAAAGCTCCTAGAAAATCATGCAGACTTGACATATGGACCCATCCCCCTGCCCTATTTAGAAAAAATCAATCTAAAGCTCAAACCAATTCCCATTGTTTACGATCTCGAAAAAGCCATCTCTGAACTGAAAATATCCAAATGTTATCCAAAGATTCTGACTCAAGAAATTGACTTTAGAATGAGAGGAGATGATGAGAATCAAACAAAGGGAAGAGCCATCAAACAAGCATTAGAAGAGATTGGTTTAAAAATCAAACTTCGACCGATGGAAAAAGCTCCTTTGTACAAGGAAAACGGAGAAGGCAAAGGAGATTTAACGCTTCTCACCTGGTATTCGGATTATGATTCTGTTTGGAATTTTTTGGATCCACTCTTTCATCCAAACAAACTTGGAAACGGTGGCAATCGTTCCTTTTATAAAAATGAAAGCATTGGAAAAACTTTAAGTCAACCTAACAGAAACGAAGCGGACGCTAAATTTGTAATTGAAACTGTCACATTGGACAAACCATGGATTTTTTTATGGTCCATCCAGGAAAATTACTTAGTATCTAAGGATTTTCTTCGGTATACCGAACTCGCCGATTATCTATAA